The Actinomycetota bacterium genome segment TCACGTTGTGCGAGGGGTCGTACACATTGCGCCCGTCGGCCGCGGTGGTGGCCGGGGTGGTCGATCCGCCGCCCCCGCCGCCGCAGCCAGCCAGCACCACGCCCCCGCACCCCAGGGCCAGGGCGGTGATGGCGGCAATCGTTGCGCGGGGGTGCCGCATGCCCTCAGTGTGGCAGCCGTCGCCACTGCGGGCCATGTGCCGCGCGCACCGGGCACCGGGCGCCGCGCCGCAGGCCCGGCGCCGCCCGCTACCGTGTGCGACATGGCCGAGCAGATGACCGACGCCGACATTCAGGCGCTCATGCAGGAGATCCGCGCCGAGGCCGCCGCCCTGCGCGCCGAGACGGCCAAGGCCGTCACCGACGTGCCGGTGCCCGTTCACCTGCGCCCCGAGATGGGCTACAGCAGCAAGCCGGGCCTGGTGGGCAAGGCGATCACCCTCGCCAAGCGCGTGAGCGAGAAGATGGTGCACCACGTGGTGGAGGACGCCTTCGACCGCGTGAGCCAGCGACTCACGCGCATCGACGTGATGATGGACCAGCAGGAGCGCCGCATCGCCGCCCTCGAGCAGCGGCTTGATGCCATGCCCGACGACCGGGCCTAGCTGCTCACCGGCTCAACCGCGCCGTGACCGCCGCGCAGTTGCCGCACGGCGCTATGCGTCGCGCATGTGATGCAGCGCCCGACGGAAGCGCTCGCCCACGGCAGTCCACGAGTACTCCCGCTCCATGAACTCCCGCCCGCCCGCCCCCATGCGGTCGGCAAGGCCGGGCTCATCCTCGTAGCGGTCCAGCGCCAGCGCGAACTCCCCGTAGTCGCCGAACATCAGCCCACCGCCTGAGAGCGACGAGGTGTCGGTCATCACCTCGCTGCCGGCGGCGGCCAGCGTGGGGCGCCCCTCGCGCCAGGCCTCGAGCAGCAGGTTGGACAGGCTCTCGTGCTCGCTGCCGTTGATCACGCACAGCGCCCCGGCCACGATGTGCCTGCGGGCGTCATCGTCGAACGTGCCCACCATGTCCACGGCGTCGGCATACTCCCCCGGCGGGCTCCAGGGGCCGTCACCCACCAGCACCAGGCGCAGGTCGCTGCCGCGCTCGCGCTTCCACCGGGTGAAGTACTCGGCCACCACCGGCACGCGCTTGGCGGGCTCCATGCGCCCGGCGTACAGCACGTAGCGCCCGGTAGGGATCGCCTCGGTGATCTGTGGCCGGTCCTCGATGTGGTACCCGGTGCCCACCACCGCAGACCTCTGCACGGTGACCATGCGCCCCACCAGCCGGCGCTCGTTGACCGAGTTGAAGATGCACCCGCGCACCGACGCCAGCACCGACCGGATGAGCTTGGCGTAGGCGGCGCCCTCGTCGTGGATGCAGGGGATGAGCACCGTGCGATCGGGGTGGGCCATGCTGGCCATCTGCACCATGCCGAACAGCGCCGGCGCGCCCACGATCAGGTCGTACCCGCCGCCCTCCTCGCGCACGTAGCGCTGCAGCTCGGGCGACCAGACGTCTGCGAACAGCAGGTCGGTCTCCTCGGTGCTGGTCAGGTGCCAGCCCGCGTTGCGCTTGGCAAGCAGCTGGTGCCGGCGCTCGGGGTCGCGCGGCCCGGTGGGGAACCTGTGCACGGTGGTGGGCCCGTCTGCGCTGGTGCCTGCGGGGAAGTCGTCGAGCCAGTCCACGTGGTAGCGCGCGCAGGTGGTGGCCACATCCACCTGGTCGCCATCGCCCAGCCCATGCAGGGCGTAGCCGCGCATCATCACCTCGGCGCCGCCCACCACCTCGGGGCCGTAGCGCGGCACCACGAACAGCAGGCGCACTCTTACGCGCCCAGCGCCGCGCGCAGGCGCGCCACCACGTAGTCCACGTCGTCGTCGGTGAGCCGCCCGTGGGTGGGCAGGCTCACCGCGCTGTCTCCCACCCAGTCGGCCACCGGGTAGTCGCCGCCATCGGCGTGCATGGGCAGGCGATGAATGGGCGTGAAGCCCGGGCGGGTCTCGATGCCGTCCACCGCAAGGTGCTCGCG includes the following:
- a CDS encoding glycosyltransferase is translated as MHRFPTGPRDPERRHQLLAKRNAGWHLTSTEETDLLFADVWSPELQRYVREEGGGYDLIVGAPALFGMVQMASMAHPDRTVLIPCIHDEGAAYAKLIRSVLASVRGCIFNSVNERRLVGRMVTVQRSAVVGTGYHIEDRPQITEAIPTGRYVLYAGRMEPAKRVPVVAEYFTRWKRERGSDLRLVLVGDGPWSPPGEYADAVDMVGTFDDDARRHIVAGALCVINGSEHESLSNLLLEAWREGRPTLAAAGSEVMTDTSSLSGGGLMFGDYGEFALALDRYEDEPGLADRMGAGGREFMEREYSWTAVGERFRRALHHMRDA